Proteins encoded by one window of Phytohabitans houttuyneae:
- the secA2 gene encoding accessory Sec system translocase SecA2: protein MGVSQRLKSRMQRFLQRPGTTVDLGPLEKLLPKISSRAEELADLSDSELTEAAGEATDYVDICAYGREAARRGLDQTPYDVQLLGAMALLSGKVAEMATGEGKTLTAAIAAYGHVRRGKGPVHVITVNDYLARRDALWMAPVYRLLGLTVGWVTESSTRDQRRAAYGNDVTYVSVSEAGFDYLRDQLVTDIDDRVQRDLACCIVDEADSILIDEARVPMVLAGTVAGEQDPVHQAATLVKGLVNKRHYEIADDGRSVALTDRGLQAVEAKLGGIDLYADENVEQLSAVNVALHAEALLHRDVDYIVRNGAVELVDEMRGRVAQRRRWPDGLQAAVEAKEGLNATAEGEVLDTITVQAYIALYKTLCGMTATAVLVGNELREFFKLEVAVIPPNTPCIRVDEEDRIYATRAEKDEALIEEIREAHETGRPVLVGTLDVKESEQLATGLTAAGIPCVVLNAKNDEEEAAIIAEAGTHGAVTVSTQMAGRGVDIRLGGSDQADYDRIAELGGLYIIGSGRHDSRRVDDQLRGRSGRQGDPGSSVFFVSLEDELVVRHAPELIPASPKMYADGKVQDDAVTYAVEHAQRVAEGVNHEIHRNTWRYSVVIEQQRIALAERRERLLTTDVAADLLRDRFPEETEELDDELLSRVGRSIALYHLDRLWAEHLAELNEVREGVHLRALGRLDPLDEFHRSAVPAFNDLFPKIEERTLETFESIEVTEDWEPEAATLVRPSATWTYLVHDNPFGSELDRLISAVGRRLTSR from the coding sequence ATGGGTGTGTCGCAGCGGTTGAAAAGCAGGATGCAGCGCTTCCTCCAGCGCCCGGGCACGACGGTCGACCTCGGCCCGCTGGAAAAGCTGCTCCCCAAGATCAGTAGTCGCGCGGAGGAGCTGGCCGACCTCAGCGACTCTGAGCTGACCGAGGCGGCCGGCGAGGCCACCGACTACGTCGACATCTGTGCGTACGGGCGGGAGGCGGCCCGGCGCGGGCTCGACCAGACGCCGTACGACGTGCAGCTGCTCGGCGCGATGGCGCTGCTGTCCGGCAAGGTCGCCGAGATGGCCACCGGTGAGGGCAAGACGCTGACCGCCGCCATCGCCGCGTACGGGCACGTGCGCCGCGGCAAGGGCCCGGTCCACGTGATCACCGTCAACGACTACCTGGCCCGCCGCGACGCCCTCTGGATGGCCCCGGTGTACCGCCTGCTCGGCCTCACCGTCGGCTGGGTCACCGAGTCCTCCACCCGCGACCAGCGCCGCGCCGCCTACGGCAACGACGTCACCTACGTGTCGGTCAGCGAGGCCGGCTTCGACTACCTGCGCGACCAGCTGGTCACCGACATCGACGACCGGGTGCAGCGCGACCTGGCCTGCTGCATCGTCGACGAGGCCGACTCCATCCTCATCGACGAGGCCCGCGTGCCGATGGTGCTGGCCGGCACCGTGGCCGGCGAGCAGGACCCGGTGCACCAGGCCGCCACCCTGGTCAAGGGCCTGGTCAACAAGCGCCACTACGAGATCGCCGACGACGGCCGGTCGGTCGCGCTCACCGACCGCGGCCTGCAGGCCGTCGAGGCCAAGCTGGGCGGCATCGACCTGTACGCGGACGAGAACGTCGAGCAGCTCTCCGCCGTCAACGTCGCCCTCCACGCCGAGGCGCTGCTGCACCGCGACGTCGACTACATCGTGCGCAACGGCGCGGTCGAGCTGGTCGACGAGATGCGCGGCCGGGTGGCGCAGCGCCGCCGCTGGCCGGACGGGCTCCAGGCGGCCGTCGAGGCCAAGGAGGGGCTCAACGCCACCGCCGAGGGCGAGGTGCTCGACACGATCACCGTGCAGGCGTACATCGCGCTGTACAAGACGCTGTGCGGCATGACCGCCACCGCGGTGCTGGTCGGCAACGAGCTGCGCGAGTTCTTCAAGCTCGAGGTCGCGGTCATCCCGCCGAACACGCCCTGCATCCGCGTGGACGAAGAGGACCGCATCTACGCCACCCGGGCCGAGAAGGACGAGGCGCTGATCGAGGAGATCCGCGAGGCCCACGAGACGGGCCGCCCGGTGCTGGTCGGCACGCTCGACGTCAAGGAGTCCGAGCAGCTCGCCACCGGTCTGACCGCCGCCGGCATCCCCTGCGTCGTGCTCAACGCCAAAAACGACGAGGAAGAGGCGGCGATCATCGCCGAGGCCGGCACGCACGGCGCGGTGACCGTCTCCACCCAGATGGCCGGCCGCGGCGTCGACATCCGCCTCGGCGGCAGCGACCAGGCCGACTACGACCGCATCGCCGAGCTGGGCGGCCTCTACATCATCGGCTCCGGCCGCCACGACAGCCGCCGCGTCGACGACCAGCTCCGCGGCCGCTCCGGCCGGCAGGGCGACCCGGGCAGCTCGGTCTTCTTCGTGAGCCTTGAGGACGAGCTCGTCGTCCGGCACGCGCCCGAGCTGATCCCCGCCTCCCCGAAGATGTACGCGGACGGCAAGGTGCAGGACGACGCGGTGACGTACGCGGTGGAGCACGCCCAGCGCGTCGCCGAGGGCGTCAACCACGAGATCCACCGCAACACCTGGCGGTACAGCGTGGTGATCGAGCAGCAGCGCATCGCGCTGGCCGAGCGCCGCGAGCGCCTGCTCACCACCGACGTCGCCGCCGACCTGCTGCGCGACCGCTTCCCGGAGGAGACCGAGGAGCTGGACGACGAGCTGCTGTCGCGGGTGGGCCGCTCGATCGCGCTGTACCACCTCGACCGCCTGTGGGCCGAGCACCTGGCCGAGCTCAACGAGGTGCGCGAGGGTGTGCACCTGCGCGCGCTGGGGCGGCTCGACCCGCTGGACGAGTTCCACCGCTCGGCGGTGCCCGCGTTCAACGACCTCTTCCCGAAGATCGAGGAGCGGACGCTGGAGACCTTCGAGTCGATCGAGGTCACCGAGGACTGGGAGCCGGAGGCGGCCACACTGGTGCGGCCGTCGGCGACCTGGACGTACCTGGT
- a CDS encoding zinc-dependent alcohol dehydrogenase, with translation MSDRVIVVAGPERVEMVEEEPAPVRGGTFRVSTLYSGVSAGTELSYVKGTNPMLSARFDTDLGLFRDGEPAQGYPVTRLGYMEVGRVTESATPAVAEGTVVAMAYGHRTGYLADPLVDRFVPLPPDLDPMLGVYVAHAGPICANGLLHAAADAFGPAVRDLGDGVRGRRVAVIGAGMIGLLTAAFAVRHGAESVLVLDETSRRRAVAEALGCAVLDPAAGDPAVAVKSAWRRGPGDRGADVVFQCRGRASALHLAMRLLRPQGTVVDLAFYQGGAGEVRLGEEFHHNGLSVRCAQIGRVPRGLAAAWDRERLSGETISMLRECGEGIMRHVVTAVVPFDKGPELLRDLARRARQEVATILEV, from the coding sequence GTGTCTGACCGGGTCATCGTCGTCGCCGGCCCCGAGCGGGTCGAGATGGTCGAGGAGGAGCCGGCGCCGGTACGGGGCGGCACGTTCCGCGTCTCGACGCTCTACAGTGGAGTATCGGCGGGCACCGAGCTGAGCTACGTCAAGGGCACCAACCCCATGCTCTCCGCGCGATTCGACACCGACCTCGGGCTGTTCCGCGACGGCGAGCCGGCGCAGGGGTACCCGGTGACCCGCCTCGGCTACATGGAGGTCGGCCGGGTCACCGAGTCGGCCACGCCGGCGGTCGCCGAGGGCACGGTCGTCGCGATGGCGTACGGGCACCGCACCGGCTACCTCGCCGACCCGCTCGTGGACCGGTTCGTGCCACTCCCGCCCGACCTCGACCCCATGCTGGGCGTCTACGTGGCGCACGCCGGCCCCATCTGCGCCAACGGGCTGCTGCACGCCGCGGCGGACGCCTTCGGGCCGGCGGTGCGCGACCTCGGCGACGGCGTGCGGGGACGGCGTGTCGCCGTGATCGGCGCCGGCATGATCGGTCTGCTGACCGCGGCGTTCGCCGTCCGCCACGGCGCGGAGTCGGTGCTCGTACTCGATGAGACGTCGCGGCGCCGGGCGGTCGCGGAGGCCCTCGGTTGTGCGGTGCTGGACCCGGCCGCCGGCGACCCGGCGGTCGCCGTCAAGAGCGCGTGGCGGCGGGGGCCGGGCGACCGTGGCGCGGACGTCGTCTTCCAGTGCCGGGGGCGGGCGTCGGCGCTGCACCTCGCGATGCGCCTGCTGCGGCCGCAGGGGACGGTGGTCGATCTGGCGTTCTACCAGGGCGGGGCGGGGGAGGTGCGGTTGGGGGAGGAGTTTCACCACAACGGACTTTCGGTGCGCTGCGCGCAGATCGGGCGCGTCCCGCGCGGGCTGGCGGCCGCCTGGGACCGCGAGCGGCTCTCCGGCGAGACGATATCGATGCTCCGCGAGTGCGGCGAGGGGATCATGCGGCACGTGGTGACCGCGGTGGTCCCGTTCGACAAGGGCCCTGAGCTGCTGCGCGACCTCGCTCGGCGTGCGCGGCAGGAGGTGGCGACGATCTTGGAAGTTTGA
- a CDS encoding Gfo/Idh/MocA family protein encodes MGTRCAIAIVGAGNVARRHASVLAGFSDVRLVGVTDVVPDAAGALAAEYGALAYPDVAAVVDAEPDAVYVCVPPFAHGPAEEAVLAAGLPMFVEKPLAVDLATAERIAPLAERVVTAVGLHWRYLDAVERARALLAGREVRLVTGSWLDKVPPVDWWVRRESSGGPVVEQAPHVLDVMRLLAGEVAQVHAVGGGRPAVEGADVDAATAAMLRFESGAPGTLTTTCVLGWKHRASVEVFADGLAISVGEDGLLVRDGEAEHRYPGDPAAARVAVDRAFVDAVLGVADDVRVPYAEALRTHRLAAAVARSAVIGEAVGV; translated from the coding sequence ATGGGTACAAGGTGCGCCATTGCGATCGTAGGGGCGGGCAATGTGGCCCGGCGGCACGCGAGCGTCCTGGCCGGATTCTCCGACGTGCGCCTGGTGGGTGTGACCGACGTGGTGCCCGACGCGGCCGGCGCCCTCGCCGCCGAGTACGGCGCGCTCGCGTACCCGGACGTGGCCGCGGTGGTCGACGCCGAGCCCGACGCCGTGTACGTCTGCGTGCCGCCCTTCGCGCACGGCCCGGCCGAGGAGGCGGTGCTGGCGGCGGGGCTGCCGATGTTCGTGGAGAAGCCGCTCGCCGTCGACCTCGCCACCGCCGAGCGGATCGCGCCGCTCGCCGAGCGGGTGGTGACCGCCGTGGGGCTGCACTGGCGGTACCTGGACGCCGTCGAACGGGCCCGCGCGCTGCTCGCCGGCCGCGAGGTGCGCCTGGTCACCGGCAGCTGGCTGGACAAGGTGCCGCCGGTCGACTGGTGGGTGCGGCGGGAGTCCTCCGGCGGGCCGGTGGTCGAGCAGGCCCCGCACGTCCTCGACGTCATGCGGCTGCTGGCGGGCGAGGTCGCGCAGGTGCACGCGGTGGGCGGCGGCCGGCCGGCGGTGGAGGGTGCCGACGTGGACGCCGCCACCGCCGCCATGCTGCGGTTCGAGAGCGGCGCGCCGGGCACGCTGACCACGACCTGCGTGCTGGGGTGGAAACACCGGGCCTCGGTCGAGGTCTTCGCGGACGGCCTCGCCATCTCGGTGGGCGAGGACGGCCTTCTGGTACGGGACGGGGAGGCCGAGCACCGCTACCCCGGCGACCCGGCCGCGGCGCGGGTGGCGGTGGACCGGGCGTTCGTCGACGCGGTGCTGGGTGTGGCCGACGACGTGCGGGTGCCGTACGCCGAGGCGCTGCGCACCCACCGTCTCGCCGCGGCCGTCGCCCGCTCGGCGGTGATCGGGGAGGCCGTCGGTGTCTGA